A stretch of the Flavobacterium aquiphilum genome encodes the following:
- a CDS encoding helix-turn-helix domain-containing protein, producing the protein MQSISEAAAYALRFINQTHRSVFLTGKAGTGKTTLLREIIATTHKNTVVVAPTGIAALNAGGVTIHSMFQLPFGGFIPDNSAPQFTGTVKFETKATLRRHFMMSGQKRAVIKNMELLIIDEVSMLRADLLDAIDFMMQTVRKKSGPFGGVQVLFIGYLLQLSPISRDEEWRTLRNYYKGKFFFHAHVIQLFPPLYIELSKIYRQTDEQFISVLNNLRNNHITKEDIQVLNQFVKPDFDLKSNKGYISLTTHNSKADSMNAQSLEDLEGKPMTFLPEITGDFPEKIYPIDPNLQLKVGAQIMFVKNDLSFEKNYFNGKMGIIKTMTSKEIWVHFPDENKTIEVDKYEWQNIRYTVNEMTKEIEEEVLGSFVHYPIKLAWAITVHKSQGLTFDKAVLDVSRVFLPGQAYVALSRLRSLNGLILLSPMQMNGISNDQEVMDYAENKASNEVLDDALKSETKNFILNYLKNCFDWNDLAQEWRNHQFSYNEDVDNSVKSKHAVWAKNQAGVIWQLLEPSSKFLLQLDKLFCNEALEMDHISDRINAAFNYFMEPMDKLVYEILWKLEEVKRLKKAKAFFDELTVLDDLQTKAVLQLIKAKLLMATLVKGETISKEKLTSEEIKRYKTVKVERVIEDFKKANITLIDDDNDVERYTSKKSANKEQKRSTIEITYELWLEKKSIQEIAIMRKYTQETILGHLTKLIQSKVITIDEVLSKDKLSELSDAFLGYKEESVSPLKEKYGDKFTWEELRMFKASLNLK; encoded by the coding sequence ATGCAATCTATATCTGAAGCCGCTGCATATGCACTCCGTTTTATCAATCAAACACATCGATCTGTTTTTCTGACCGGAAAAGCCGGGACAGGAAAAACGACTCTTTTGCGTGAAATTATTGCAACTACTCATAAAAACACTGTGGTTGTGGCTCCTACAGGAATTGCGGCATTAAATGCTGGTGGTGTTACGATTCATTCGATGTTTCAGTTGCCCTTTGGCGGTTTCATTCCGGATAATTCTGCTCCACAATTTACAGGAACGGTCAAGTTTGAGACAAAAGCTACATTGCGCCGTCATTTTATGATGAGCGGACAAAAACGTGCTGTGATCAAGAATATGGAATTACTTATCATTGATGAAGTCAGTATGTTACGTGCCGATTTGCTCGATGCAATTGATTTTATGATGCAAACGGTTCGGAAGAAATCAGGCCCCTTTGGTGGAGTTCAAGTTCTATTTATAGGATATTTATTACAATTATCACCAATTAGCAGGGATGAAGAATGGAGAACTTTACGTAATTATTACAAAGGGAAATTTTTCTTCCATGCTCATGTTATTCAGTTGTTTCCCCCTTTATATATTGAATTGTCTAAGATTTACCGTCAAACGGATGAGCAATTTATTTCAGTCTTGAATAACCTGAGAAACAATCATATTACGAAAGAGGACATTCAAGTTTTAAATCAATTTGTCAAACCTGATTTTGACCTCAAATCTAATAAAGGTTATATCTCGCTGACAACGCATAATTCGAAAGCCGATTCGATGAATGCCCAATCGCTTGAAGATCTGGAAGGGAAACCAATGACTTTTTTACCTGAAATCACAGGAGATTTTCCGGAAAAAATTTATCCCATTGATCCTAATTTACAATTGAAGGTTGGTGCACAAATTATGTTTGTCAAAAATGATTTGTCTTTCGAAAAAAATTACTTCAACGGAAAAATGGGCATTATCAAAACAATGACCAGTAAAGAAATTTGGGTTCATTTTCCTGATGAGAACAAAACTATTGAAGTAGATAAGTACGAATGGCAAAATATCCGCTATACAGTAAATGAAATGACCAAGGAAATAGAGGAGGAGGTTTTGGGTAGTTTTGTGCATTATCCAATCAAGTTGGCATGGGCAATTACAGTGCACAAAAGCCAAGGATTGACCTTTGACAAAGCTGTGCTTGATGTATCGCGCGTTTTCTTGCCTGGACAAGCATATGTTGCTTTATCGCGTTTACGTTCTTTAAATGGGCTTATTTTGCTTTCTCCGATGCAGATGAATGGTATTTCGAATGATCAGGAAGTAATGGATTATGCCGAGAATAAAGCTTCCAATGAAGTTTTGGATGATGCTTTGAAAAGTGAAACCAAGAATTTTATTCTTAACTACCTGAAAAACTGTTTTGATTGGAATGATTTGGCACAAGAGTGGCGCAATCATCAATTTAGTTATAATGAAGATGTCGATAACTCTGTAAAATCTAAGCATGCTGTTTGGGCGAAGAATCAGGCGGGAGTTATTTGGCAGCTGCTTGAGCCATCGTCAAAATTCTTATTACAATTGGATAAATTGTTTTGTAACGAAGCATTGGAAATGGATCATATTTCCGATCGTATCAATGCTGCGTTCAATTATTTTATGGAGCCAATGGATAAGTTGGTGTATGAAATTTTATGGAAATTAGAAGAAGTGAAACGACTCAAAAAAGCAAAAGCTTTTTTTGACGAGTTGACTGTCCTTGACGATTTACAAACCAAAGCCGTTTTGCAACTTATAAAAGCCAAATTATTGATGGCCACATTAGTGAAAGGGGAAACCATCTCTAAAGAAAAATTAACTTCTGAAGAAATCAAACGCTACAAAACTGTCAAAGTTGAAAGAGTTATTGAAGATTTCAAAAAAGCTAATATTACGCTGATCGATGACGATAATGATGTAGAAAGATACACATCTAAAAAATCTGCGAATAAAGAGCAAAAAAGATCTACCATTGAGATCACGTACGAATTGTGGCTGGAAAAGAAATCTATACAGGAAATTGCTATTATGCGAAAGTATACGCAAGAAACTATTTTAGGTCATTTGACGAAACTGATTCAATCAAAAGTTATAACCATTGATGAAGTACTTTCAAAAGACAAATTATCAGAACTAAGTGATGCATTTCTGGGTTATAAAGAAGAATCGGTCTCACCCTTAAAAGAAAAATATGGAGACAAGTTTACTTGGGAAGAACTTCGAATGTTTAAGGCGAGTTTGAATCTTAAGTAA
- a CDS encoding TIGR00730 family Rossman fold protein, giving the protein MCAKKGENLRKLTREEWEEAWQKHWKKAHLDYELPVVSSEEHEFLSEHRTVEKEKERLDRITKEFEMGFTKLCELGPAVTIFGSARFKPGDPYYELSRETGSAFAKAGFAVLTGGGPGAMEAANRGAKEAGGTTYGLNIILPKEQQPNPYVNESFEFKYFFVRKVMLVKYSCAFIVMPGGLGTLDELFEAVTLIQCHKVGPFPVILVGEKFWKGLRDFVGFMASEGVFSPEEIGFSKIVETPEEAIDMVLSSLPTDFKNSLKSL; this is encoded by the coding sequence ATGTGCGCAAAAAAAGGTGAGAATCTCAGAAAATTAACTCGTGAAGAATGGGAAGAAGCATGGCAGAAACATTGGAAAAAAGCCCATTTGGACTACGAATTGCCTGTAGTTAGTTCGGAGGAACATGAATTTTTGAGCGAGCATAGAACAGTCGAAAAGGAAAAAGAACGATTAGACAGAATTACCAAAGAGTTTGAAATGGGTTTTACGAAACTCTGTGAATTGGGACCTGCGGTAACTATTTTTGGATCAGCTAGATTTAAACCAGGGGATCCTTATTATGAATTGTCTAGGGAGACAGGAAGTGCTTTTGCCAAAGCTGGTTTTGCAGTTTTAACTGGTGGTGGTCCTGGAGCTATGGAAGCTGCTAATAGGGGAGCGAAAGAAGCTGGTGGAACGACCTATGGATTAAATATAATTTTGCCTAAGGAACAACAACCAAATCCGTATGTGAATGAGAGTTTTGAATTCAAATATTTCTTTGTTCGTAAAGTAATGTTGGTAAAGTATTCTTGTGCATTTATTGTGATGCCTGGAGGTTTGGGAACTTTGGACGAATTGTTCGAAGCTGTAACTTTGATTCAGTGTCATAAAGTGGGTCCATTTCCTGTTATTTTAGTGGGTGAAAAATTTTGGAAAGGGTTACGTGATTTCGTTGGATTCATGGCAAGTGAGGGTGTTTTTTCTCCGGAAGAAATAGGTTTCTCTAAAATTGTTGAAACTCCTGAAGAAGCAATTGACATGGTTTTATCCAGTTTGCCAACCGATTTCAAAAACTCATTAAAGTCTTTATAA
- a CDS encoding TetR/AcrR family transcriptional regulator, producing MDKKQIILQSALKLFVENGFHGTATAKIALESGVANGTLFNYFKTKDELVLALYYTILKGKDDFILERMNSNSISKETFKSLFDASIRWSIENKLPFQYLQQFIHSPYFKMVDPSILNDDDNPLYVLIQNGIDIILIKQMPVSFIYSLFMAQIYGLHRYIISNDLGKDVQSEFIEEAFEMFWKMIEE from the coding sequence ATGGACAAAAAACAAATTATTCTTCAATCGGCCCTCAAATTGTTTGTAGAAAATGGTTTTCATGGTACTGCCACTGCTAAAATTGCTTTAGAATCTGGGGTTGCAAACGGAACGCTATTTAATTATTTTAAAACAAAAGATGAGCTGGTTTTGGCTTTGTACTATACAATCTTAAAAGGAAAGGATGATTTTATTCTTGAAAGAATGAATTCCAATTCTATTTCCAAAGAGACTTTTAAATCGCTATTTGATGCAAGTATCAGATGGAGCATTGAAAACAAACTCCCTTTTCAATATTTGCAGCAATTTATCCACTCACCGTATTTTAAAATGGTTGATCCATCCATTTTAAATGATGATGATAATCCGCTGTATGTTTTGATTCAAAACGGAATTGATATTATTCTAATCAAACAAATGCCAGTTTCCTTTATTTATTCTTTGTTCATGGCGCAAATCTACGGACTGCACCGTTATATAATTTCGAATGATTTGGGTAAGGATGTTCAGTCCGAATTTATTGAGGAAGCTTTCGAGATGTTTTGGAAAATGATAGAAGAATAA